The following coding sequences are from one Mycobacteriales bacterium window:
- a CDS encoding RNA polymerase sigma-70 factor: MSDVEQYLEQRPRLVAIAYRMLGSAADAEDVVSEAYLRWQDRRARDVTSSASYLATIVVRLCIDELRSARARRESYVGPWLPEPVLVDDSGPEAAAELADSLSLAFLVVLEEPAPVERAAFLLHDVFDYDYAQIAQMLDRGEPACRQLVSRARRRVGERRHRFDADERAGRELAERFLSACAGGDLDDLLQLLAEDVVLWTDGGGVVKAARRPIHGAPKVARFLLAIAGGIPAATEFRPSSINGRPGYLFVEDGVVTATLSVDIVDGVIVGIAAVLNPAKLRGLS; the protein is encoded by the coding sequence ATGAGCGACGTCGAGCAGTATCTGGAACAGCGACCGCGGCTCGTCGCGATCGCCTATCGGATGCTGGGCAGCGCGGCGGACGCCGAGGATGTCGTGTCCGAGGCCTACCTGCGCTGGCAGGACCGCCGCGCCCGGGACGTCACGTCGAGCGCGTCCTACCTCGCCACGATCGTCGTGCGGTTGTGCATCGACGAGCTTCGCTCGGCGCGAGCCCGACGCGAGTCCTACGTCGGTCCCTGGTTGCCGGAGCCGGTGCTGGTCGACGACTCCGGGCCGGAGGCGGCGGCGGAGCTCGCTGACTCGCTGTCGCTGGCCTTCCTCGTCGTGCTCGAGGAGCCGGCGCCGGTCGAGCGCGCGGCGTTCCTGCTGCACGACGTGTTCGACTACGACTACGCACAGATCGCGCAGATGCTCGACCGCGGCGAGCCGGCCTGTCGCCAGCTGGTGAGCCGGGCGAGGCGGCGAGTGGGCGAGCGCCGGCACCGCTTCGATGCCGACGAGCGGGCGGGGCGGGAACTCGCGGAGCGGTTCCTGTCGGCCTGTGCCGGCGGTGATCTCGACGACCTGTTGCAGCTGCTGGCCGAGGACGTCGTGCTGTGGACCGACGGCGGCGGGGTCGTGAAGGCCGCGCGTCGCCCGATCCACGGCGCGCCCAAGGTCGCGAGGTTCCTGCTGGCGATCGCCGGGGGCATCCCGGCGGCCACCGAGTTCCGCCCGTCGTCGATCAACGGGCGCCCGGGGTACCTCTTCGTCGAGGACGGCGTGGTGACCGCGACCCTGTCGGTCGACATCGTCGACGGGGTGATCGTGGGCATTGCCGCGGTCCTGAACCCGGCGAAGCTGCGCGGCCTGTCATGA
- a CDS encoding carboxymuconolactone decarboxylase family protein, whose protein sequence is MTTDNSDGSVVPLIAAPKGLLQRFAWRYSRKTFGEVVDPVRALAHHSGVLAANGVFEMVLNKRWKSLDPHLMWLAVQACAGHIGCSWCTDFGYDEGMQRGVDPRKVRDVPRWRESDVYDERERVVLEYAEAVTATPVRLDDDLVKRLHATLSDEQIVELACWVALENYRSRINAGLGLHSQGFAARCELAPA, encoded by the coding sequence ATGACGACCGACAACAGTGACGGCAGCGTCGTACCGCTGATCGCGGCACCCAAGGGGCTGCTCCAACGGTTCGCGTGGCGGTACTCGCGCAAGACGTTCGGCGAGGTGGTCGACCCGGTGCGGGCGTTGGCGCACCATTCCGGGGTGCTTGCCGCCAACGGCGTGTTCGAGATGGTGCTGAACAAGCGTTGGAAGAGCCTCGACCCGCACCTGATGTGGCTCGCCGTGCAGGCCTGCGCCGGGCACATCGGCTGCTCGTGGTGCACCGACTTCGGGTACGACGAGGGGATGCAGCGCGGCGTCGACCCGCGCAAGGTGCGCGACGTGCCGCGCTGGCGGGAGTCGGACGTGTACGACGAGCGGGAGCGGGTCGTGTTGGAGTACGCCGAGGCGGTGACCGCGACGCCGGTCCGGCTCGACGATGACCTGGTGAAGCGGTTGCACGCCACGCTGTCCGACGAGCAGATCGTCGAGCTCGCCTGCTGGGTGGCGCTCGAGAACTACCGCTCGCGGATCAACGCCGGTCTCGGCCTGCACAGCCAGGGGTTCGCCGCGCGATGCGAGCTCGCCCCGGCATGA